From one Eucalyptus grandis isolate ANBG69807.140 chromosome 9, ASM1654582v1, whole genome shotgun sequence genomic stretch:
- the LOC104419561 gene encoding monosaccharide-sensing protein 2 isoform X1: MRGAVLVAIAATIGTMLQGWDGSTIAGSVLYIKGEFDLQEQPTIEGLIVAMSLIGSTAITTFSGPLSDSLGRRPMMIICSVLSFASALIMLWAPNVYVLLLGRLFSGFGIGIAITLVPIYISETAPSEIRGQLNTIPQFANSSGMFLSYCLVFGVSLMESPSWRLMLGFFSLPSLIYFLLTVFFLPESPRWLVTKGRMNEARQVLQRLYGREDVSGELALLVEGLSVGGETSIKEVIMLPVKEITPYQHEGAETDRIRLYETQMGHPGIGESLTGQSIPNHVSQGGSVMNQSMPLMDPIVTMFGSVSDSPMQRGSMLSTVFPNFGSVFSTADHTNDKDLQLDLEHQGDCEDYASDDGGDQDESLETPLLSPEVSAIGKDHANQASHGSFMSTGLASKLTQEDAGEPVNCTDIGSGWKLAYKWSGREGEDGMKGVKRIYLHQDSTFGSRRESARSISGADYHEEGQMCRAAALVSQSVLFSQDMMGRSPEGLAMVQPPKAATSGPSWRDLCEPGVRRALFVGIGLQALQQLSGINGVLFYAPQILKQAGVAVLLSGMGISTESATFLISSVMALTMLPCIALSMKLMDVAGRRSILLSTIPILALSLLILIVTSMFNLGSFIAVISTISVMVYQSIFVMGFGVIPNILCSEIFPTKVRGLCITICALTYCVGNITITYSLPVLLNSIGIAGLFSIYALGCILSWIFVFLRVPETKGMPLEVISELFAAGAKQASGDNDS, translated from the exons ATGAGGGGAGCAGTGCTTGTGGCGATTGCTGCAACGATCGGCACCATGTTACAAGGATGGGATGGTTCCACCATTGCAG GGTCTGTTCTTTACATCAAGGGGGAGTTCGATCTGCAGGAACAACCGACAATAGAAGGACTAATAGTAGCTATGTCGCTTATTGGAAGCACGGCTATAACAACCTTTTCAGGACCTCTTTCGGATTCCCTTGGACGACGTCCAATGATGATAATCTGCTCAGTGCTATCCTTTGCCAGCGCCCTAATAATGCTGTGGGCTCCAAATGTGTACGTGCTACTCCTGGGAAGGTTATTCAGTGGTTTTGGTATCGGCATCGCCATCACTCTTGTACCAATCTATATATCTGAGACCGCCCCCTCTGAGATAAGAGGACAACTTAACACCATTCCGCAATTTGCGAATTCTAGCGGAATGTTTCTGTCTTATTGCTTGGTATTCGGGGTGTCACTGATGGAGTCACCGAGCTGGAGATTGATGCTTGGATTTTTTAGTCTGCCGTCTCTAATATATTTCCTGTTGACGGTCTTTTTCTTGCCCGAGTCTCCCCGTTGGCTCGTGACTAAAGGAAGGATGAACGAGGCCAGACAGGTTCTCCAGAGACTATACGGGAGAGAAGATGTTTCAG GTGAGTTGGCCCTACTGGTCGAAGGTCTAAGTGTTGGAGGCGAAACGTCTATCAAAGAGGTAATCATGCTCCCAGTGAAAGAGATCACTCCGTACCAGCACGAAGGTGCAGAAACAGACAGAATCAGGTTATACGAAACCCAGATGGGCCATCCAGGGATCGGCGAATCTCTGACTGGGCAGAGTATTCCCAACCACGTGTCCCAGGGGGGAAGTGTAATGAACCAAAGCATGCCGCTTATGGATCCAATTGTCACAATGTTTGGCAGCGTCAGCGACTCGCCTATGCAGAGAGGAAGCATGCTCAGCACAGTGTTCCCGAACTTTGGAAGCGTTTTCAGCACAGCGGACCACACCAATGATAAGGATTTGCAATTGGATTTGGAGCACCAGGGAGATTGCGAGGACTATGCTTCAGACGATGGCGGTGACCAGGACGAGAGCTTGGAGACACCGCTTCTTTCTCCTGAGGTGAGTGCCATAGGCAAGGACCATGCGAATCAGGCATCGCATGGAAGCTTTATGAGCACAGGACTAGCGAGCAAGCTAACACAGGAGGATGCCGGCGAACCAGTCAATTGCACGGATATCGGTAGTGGTTGGAAGCTTGCGTATAAATGGTcagggagagaaggagaggacgGCATGAAAGGAGTTAAGAGGATCTATTTGCATCAGGACAGCACCTTTGGTTCTCGGCGTGAGTCAGCTCGTTCGATCTCGGGTGCCGATTATCATGAAGAGGGCCAAATGTGTCGTGCAGCTGCTTTGGTTAGCCAGTCTGTTCTTTTCTCTCAGGACATGATGGGTCGGTCTCCAGAGGGTCTAGCAATGGTTCAGCCACCGAAAGCTGCTACAAGTGGGCCTAGCTGGCGTGATCTCTGTGAACCAGGAGTGCGTCGAGCGCTGTTTGTTGGAATTGGTCTTCAAGCTCTTCAGCAG CTGTCGGGCATAAATGGAGTCCTCTTCTATGCTCCTCAAATCCTCAAGCAAGCAGGTGTTGCTGTTCTTCTTTCGGGCATGGGCATTAGCACTGAATCTGCAACCTTCCTTATAAGCAGCGTCATGGCATTGACCATGCTACCGTGCATAGCCCTATCGATGAAGCTCATGGATGTAGCTGGAAGAAG GTCTATCTTGCTCTCCACCATCCCTATCCTGGCACTGTCGCTCCTCATCCTCATTGTCACCAGCATGTTCAATCTCGGTTCCTTCATTGCTGTAATATCGACCATCAGCGTCATGGTTTATCAGAGCATCTTTGTCATGGGATTCGGAGTGATACCGAATATCTTGTGCTCGGAAATCTTCCCTACCAAGGTCCGTGGGCTGTGCATTACAATCTGCGCTCTCACCTATTGTGTGGGAAACATCACCATCACCTACTCGCTTCCCGTGTTGCTCAACTCGATTGGCATCGCCGGCCTTTTCTCAATTTATGCTCTTGGGTGCATCTTGTCTTGGATATTTGTGTTCTTGAGGGTTCCCGAGACCAAGGGCATGCCTCTGGAGGTCATCTCTGAGTTATTCGCTGCGGGCGCAAAGCAGGCTTCTGGTGATAATGATAGCTAG
- the LOC104419561 gene encoding monosaccharide-sensing protein 2 isoform X2, producing MSLIGSTAITTFSGPLSDSLGRRPMMIICSVLSFASALIMLWAPNVYVLLLGRLFSGFGIGIAITLVPIYISETAPSEIRGQLNTIPQFANSSGMFLSYCLVFGVSLMESPSWRLMLGFFSLPSLIYFLLTVFFLPESPRWLVTKGRMNEARQVLQRLYGREDVSGELALLVEGLSVGGETSIKEVIMLPVKEITPYQHEGAETDRIRLYETQMGHPGIGESLTGQSIPNHVSQGGSVMNQSMPLMDPIVTMFGSVSDSPMQRGSMLSTVFPNFGSVFSTADHTNDKDLQLDLEHQGDCEDYASDDGGDQDESLETPLLSPEVSAIGKDHANQASHGSFMSTGLASKLTQEDAGEPVNCTDIGSGWKLAYKWSGREGEDGMKGVKRIYLHQDSTFGSRRESARSISGADYHEEGQMCRAAALVSQSVLFSQDMMGRSPEGLAMVQPPKAATSGPSWRDLCEPGVRRALFVGIGLQALQQLSGINGVLFYAPQILKQAGVAVLLSGMGISTESATFLISSVMALTMLPCIALSMKLMDVAGRRSILLSTIPILALSLLILIVTSMFNLGSFIAVISTISVMVYQSIFVMGFGVIPNILCSEIFPTKVRGLCITICALTYCVGNITITYSLPVLLNSIGIAGLFSIYALGCILSWIFVFLRVPETKGMPLEVISELFAAGAKQASGDNDS from the exons ATGTCGCTTATTGGAAGCACGGCTATAACAACCTTTTCAGGACCTCTTTCGGATTCCCTTGGACGACGTCCAATGATGATAATCTGCTCAGTGCTATCCTTTGCCAGCGCCCTAATAATGCTGTGGGCTCCAAATGTGTACGTGCTACTCCTGGGAAGGTTATTCAGTGGTTTTGGTATCGGCATCGCCATCACTCTTGTACCAATCTATATATCTGAGACCGCCCCCTCTGAGATAAGAGGACAACTTAACACCATTCCGCAATTTGCGAATTCTAGCGGAATGTTTCTGTCTTATTGCTTGGTATTCGGGGTGTCACTGATGGAGTCACCGAGCTGGAGATTGATGCTTGGATTTTTTAGTCTGCCGTCTCTAATATATTTCCTGTTGACGGTCTTTTTCTTGCCCGAGTCTCCCCGTTGGCTCGTGACTAAAGGAAGGATGAACGAGGCCAGACAGGTTCTCCAGAGACTATACGGGAGAGAAGATGTTTCAG GTGAGTTGGCCCTACTGGTCGAAGGTCTAAGTGTTGGAGGCGAAACGTCTATCAAAGAGGTAATCATGCTCCCAGTGAAAGAGATCACTCCGTACCAGCACGAAGGTGCAGAAACAGACAGAATCAGGTTATACGAAACCCAGATGGGCCATCCAGGGATCGGCGAATCTCTGACTGGGCAGAGTATTCCCAACCACGTGTCCCAGGGGGGAAGTGTAATGAACCAAAGCATGCCGCTTATGGATCCAATTGTCACAATGTTTGGCAGCGTCAGCGACTCGCCTATGCAGAGAGGAAGCATGCTCAGCACAGTGTTCCCGAACTTTGGAAGCGTTTTCAGCACAGCGGACCACACCAATGATAAGGATTTGCAATTGGATTTGGAGCACCAGGGAGATTGCGAGGACTATGCTTCAGACGATGGCGGTGACCAGGACGAGAGCTTGGAGACACCGCTTCTTTCTCCTGAGGTGAGTGCCATAGGCAAGGACCATGCGAATCAGGCATCGCATGGAAGCTTTATGAGCACAGGACTAGCGAGCAAGCTAACACAGGAGGATGCCGGCGAACCAGTCAATTGCACGGATATCGGTAGTGGTTGGAAGCTTGCGTATAAATGGTcagggagagaaggagaggacgGCATGAAAGGAGTTAAGAGGATCTATTTGCATCAGGACAGCACCTTTGGTTCTCGGCGTGAGTCAGCTCGTTCGATCTCGGGTGCCGATTATCATGAAGAGGGCCAAATGTGTCGTGCAGCTGCTTTGGTTAGCCAGTCTGTTCTTTTCTCTCAGGACATGATGGGTCGGTCTCCAGAGGGTCTAGCAATGGTTCAGCCACCGAAAGCTGCTACAAGTGGGCCTAGCTGGCGTGATCTCTGTGAACCAGGAGTGCGTCGAGCGCTGTTTGTTGGAATTGGTCTTCAAGCTCTTCAGCAG CTGTCGGGCATAAATGGAGTCCTCTTCTATGCTCCTCAAATCCTCAAGCAAGCAGGTGTTGCTGTTCTTCTTTCGGGCATGGGCATTAGCACTGAATCTGCAACCTTCCTTATAAGCAGCGTCATGGCATTGACCATGCTACCGTGCATAGCCCTATCGATGAAGCTCATGGATGTAGCTGGAAGAAG GTCTATCTTGCTCTCCACCATCCCTATCCTGGCACTGTCGCTCCTCATCCTCATTGTCACCAGCATGTTCAATCTCGGTTCCTTCATTGCTGTAATATCGACCATCAGCGTCATGGTTTATCAGAGCATCTTTGTCATGGGATTCGGAGTGATACCGAATATCTTGTGCTCGGAAATCTTCCCTACCAAGGTCCGTGGGCTGTGCATTACAATCTGCGCTCTCACCTATTGTGTGGGAAACATCACCATCACCTACTCGCTTCCCGTGTTGCTCAACTCGATTGGCATCGCCGGCCTTTTCTCAATTTATGCTCTTGGGTGCATCTTGTCTTGGATATTTGTGTTCTTGAGGGTTCCCGAGACCAAGGGCATGCCTCTGGAGGTCATCTCTGAGTTATTCGCTGCGGGCGCAAAGCAGGCTTCTGGTGATAATGATAGCTAG